TCGTCGCCGTAGAAGGCGGGCGCCCCCCGGACCTGGGCCTCGGTCACGTCGGTGCGATAGCCTTCGAGATCCTTGTCGTAGGACAGCTTGTCCCAAGGGATCCTATGGTGGTGCACCCCAATCCCTAGGAAGCCGCCGAAGGTCATGTCGACATAGAGAACTTTTCCGCTCACCTTCTCGATCAGCAACCGCTTGATGGTGCCGATCTGCGTGCCCCGCGGATCGAAGACGGCGGTGCCTTCCACGCGGTCGCTCTCGATCACCGGGTGCCAGGCCGCCGTACGGTTGATCGGCCCCCAGAGATAGAAGCCGTTCTCGATGATCCCCGCGGCCACGACCGCCCGGCTCACGTCGAGATTCCATTCATCGTCGGGGCCGATCCGGTGGTCGAGAACCCAGGGCCCCTGATCGGTCGGCAGGTTCTCGCCCGCCTCGTCGTCAGCGAAGCCACGCAGCTCGGGAGTCGTGCTGGACCGGAACACATAATAGGTTCTCATGAGCGCCTCCCATCCAACAGGAATCGCTGCGAGCCCCTCATGGCGGCGAGCGCCAGTGAGGCAATTGCAAGTTCAACCTCAAGGACTTGAGCCCGGTTCCTCGCACCTGCGAAAATCCGCGCGGATGCACCCTTTTGCCGCGCGCTTTACGGCGTTGGAGCGCCGGACTTTCGGTGGTAGGCTGCTTCTCATCAGGCAAGACGCGCTTTCGGAGTCCAGGGAAAGAACCAGCGGTGGCAGACTTGGCAATATCCTTGCTCGTCGTTCTGGCCGGCGCCGTCGGGATGCTCCTGCTGCTGCTCACATGGTTCGGCGGCAGAACCATCACGCCGGAGATCGAAGACGATCTCGATCCTATTCTGGGCGCGCGGGATCCCGTGGCGATCTACGAATCCCATGGCCCTTTCATCCCCATGCCCGCACATCTGAAGACCAGCGATCAGATGGTGGATTGGATGACCAAGGAACTTCCCAAGCTGACGGCTGAAATCGCGAATCCTCGCGCGTGACATCGCATGCTGCAGTGCCCGGGAATCAGGGCGATCGTCAGTCGCAGCGGCGGACCCGCCGCGTCACGGTGCGTCCCCAATCATCCTCCTCGCGAATGATGATGTTGCGGCAGCGGCTCTCATAACCACCGTAGCGGCGCTCGTCACGCAGCGCATCCCGACGCCCCTCCTCATAGGCGCGGGCGCGATCCTCCTCGCGCCGCTCGCGCCAGCGTTCGCGACGTTCGTAACGCTCCTGCTCAGGGTCGCGCACGCCAAACTGCGGACGACCATCAGGCCCGATACCGAACTGGAACTGAGGCTGGGCCAGGGAGGGAGACGCAACGAAAAGACTCGAGCCCATTGTGGCCATGGCCAGGAAAACGATTTTTCTCATCGGATAAAGTCCTGTTCAACAATCGCATTCCAACGCCCGCCCATAACCGCGGTTCCAAAGGAGAAACCGTAAGCCCGCCAGTGATTGCCCAAATAAAAGGGAGAAACGATAAAGTTTCAGGGGAACATCAAAGCTGAAGCCAGCACGCTGACAGCATAGGCCATGGCGACCAGAAGCGGCGCAAGCATTGCGGCGGAAGCGAGCAGGAAAACTGACAGGCTGAGGCTGCGCATGATCTGGCTCCTTCAATCGTGCAGCTTGCAGCCTAACCGGAACCTGGGCCGGAACATGGCACAACCTTGGCCAAACATGACAAGTTCTGCACAGACAAGGCATTTATATAGCCTTGCAGCACATAGATTTTCTTTCGAATATCGTTTGGAAATCTATCGGTCCGGTGTTCCCGTGAACAGGACATCCGCGTCGGCACGCGGCGTCGGACGTGTTGCGATGTAGAGTGCGACTCCGCCCATAATGGCCGCGAGAACAACGGGCAGAATGCGGCTTTCCGTCAGCCACAGGATCAACGCATAGGAGAGAGCAAGCGTCGTCAGCGCATAGATCTTGGCGTGGCGCGGAATGGCCCTCTGATCGCGCCATGTGGTCAGCAGAAGCCCGAAGCGGGGATGGTTGTAGAGCCTTTCGGCCAGGGCGGGATTCGAGCGGGCGAAGCACCAGACCGCCAGGAGCACGAACGGCGTCGTCGGCAGGACCGGCAGGAAGATGCCGACGATGCCGAGCGCGAGGCTCGCATAGCCGAGGCAGAGGAAGAACAGGCGCATCGTCGTGTCTCTCGCCGGACGGATCGGAATGGGGATAACGCGCCGCTCTCCGGATTCGTGCCGCTTACAGCCCCTGAGACAGCATGGCCTCGACGCTTGCTGCGATATCCAGGAGACGCCGGTCGTGACCGTGGCGCGCCACGAGCATGAGGCCGACGGGACGCTCCGTGCCGGGGACCGGCAGGGAGATGCCGGTGAGATCGAACTGGTTGCCGAATGTCGTGTTGCGCAGGATCAGGTCGTCGGTCTTGTTGTAGAGCTTGATGTCGGCCTCCAGCGGGGCGATCAGAGGGGCCGAGATGGCGGTGGTGGGCAGCACCAGCACGTCGATCGTTGACAGGCGCTCGTCCATCGCGGCGATGAGGGCGCGCCTGCGGCGCAGCATGCGGATATAGATCGGCGCCGGCACCTTGCCGCTGCGCGCGATCCACCAATGGACGCGCGGGTCGATCTCCGCGACCTTGGCCTCGAGCCAATCCGCATGAACCTCGGAGGCTTCGATGGACGCGATGGAGCCCGTGACGATGGTCTCCGCCATGGCTCCGAGCAGATCCTCGATGCCGTGATCGACGATTCCTGCACCGGCGCCCGACAGACGCTTCAACGCGGCCTCGAAAGCCCGCTCCACCATGGGCTCCGTCTGCTCGAACAGGCGCCCGCGCGGCACGCCGACCCGCAGGCCCGCCAGAGGATGTGGATTCAGCAGGCGCGGCTCCTCGCCCGCCATGACGGCATCGGCGAAAGCGCAGTCCTGCACGTTGCGCGCGAGCGGCCCGATGGAATCGAGACTGGGCGCGAGCGGAAACGCGCCGTCGAGCGGCACGCGATGCGCGGTCGGTTTGAAGCCGACGACGCCGTTGAGGGCCGCCGGAATGCGCACGGAGCCGCCGGTATCGCTGCCGATGGAAATCTTGCTCGTGCCCTCCGCCACCGTCACGCCCGCTCCCGACGATGAACCGCCCGGAATGCGTGAGGGATCGGTCGCGTTGCCGGGCGTGCCGTAATGGGGATTGAGCCCGATCCCGGAGAACGCAAACTCCACCATGTTGGTCTTGCCCAGGATGACGGCGCCCGCCTGACGCAGGCGGCGCACGATGATCGCGTCCTTGCCGGCGGGCGGCGCATCGCGCAGGGCGATCGAGCCTGCGAGCGTCGTCTCGCCCGCCACGTCGAACAGATCCTTGATCGAAACGATGGTGCCGTCGAGCGGTCCGAGCGTGAGCCCCGCGCGAGCCCGCGCATCGGCGGCATCGGCGGCGATGCGCGCCGCGTCCTCGTAGATGCGCAGAAACACCCGCTCG
This region of Microvirga mediterraneensis genomic DNA includes:
- a CDS encoding PRC-barrel domain-containing protein, with amino-acid sequence MRTYYVFRSSTTPELRGFADDEAGENLPTDQGPWVLDHRIGPDDEWNLDVSRAVVAAGIIENGFYLWGPINRTAAWHPVIESDRVEGTAVFDPRGTQIGTIKRLLIEKVSGKVLYVDMTFGGFLGIGVHHHRIPWDKLSYDKDLEGYRTDVTEAQVRGAPAFYGDDQVWPDRKREQELRDYWHDIPRGPI
- a CDS encoding YbaN family protein codes for the protein MRLFFLCLGYASLALGIVGIFLPVLPTTPFVLLAVWCFARSNPALAERLYNHPRFGLLLTTWRDQRAIPRHAKIYALTTLALSYALILWLTESRILPVVLAAIMGGVALYIATRPTPRADADVLFTGTPDR
- a CDS encoding amidase, giving the protein MTTTRDKLETILSRLAGRKDDERVFLRIYEDAARIAADAADARARAGLTLGPLDGTIVSIKDLFDVAGETTLAGSIALRDAPPAGKDAIIVRRLRQAGAVILGKTNMVEFAFSGIGLNPHYGTPGNATDPSRIPGGSSSGAGVTVAEGTSKISIGSDTGGSVRIPAALNGVVGFKPTAHRVPLDGAFPLAPSLDSIGPLARNVQDCAFADAVMAGEEPRLLNPHPLAGLRVGVPRGRLFEQTEPMVERAFEAALKRLSGAGAGIVDHGIEDLLGAMAETIVTGSIASIEASEVHADWLEAKVAEIDPRVHWWIARSGKVPAPIYIRMLRRRRALIAAMDERLSTIDVLVLPTTAISAPLIAPLEADIKLYNKTDDLILRNTTFGNQFDLTGISLPVPGTERPVGLMLVARHGHDRRLLDIAASVEAMLSQGL